The genomic DNA TTTTAGGATCATATCGCGTAGGGTGTTAAGTAAATTGGAGTCTTTATTTTTTGCCTTTATTAGAACCAATAGTCGTTCAACCAGGATAAAAACGGTAATAACGGATAGAATGGCAATAGGAATCATTATAATTCCCCCTTTGAGTATCATTTCCCAAAGCGAAAGGCTGGTTTCGGTTGGAACAGCAGCAGCTGGAATACTAGGAGTTGGAAGTGAATCTTGCACTTGGGCAAGCAGGGTCAGGACTGAATTCATCATAGTTGTTTCGATCTGAATGTAAAGTAAAGGTGTCCTCTACGAACTAACGCAAATCACCTTTGCTTATTGCGAAGGTAGTTTGCTTGGTTGTGAAGGATTGGGAATGAAGCTTGTACTTTTAAACAGGCAAATGTTGGAATAGGGTTGGGCGAAAGTGCGGGAAATAGGGGTATACTAAAAACAGGGTAAAGCTTTAAAAGCTCCAATCAGCCATGGCTTTTCGCTTTTGTCGTAGGAATTTTTTGTGTTTCCGGTTTTCTTGATATTCTAACTTAAGTTGTTTGACCACCTTGGGTTTAAAAATGCTTCGGTATAATCCACCAAGAAAAAGTTTAACTCGGATGGCATAGTAGGGGGAGTTTAAAACCTTTTTAATGGCAGGTTCTTTGGTGAAAACGTGGCTATAACCAATACCGGCACCAATACCCAGCCAGTGAAAAATTCGATAATGTGCGTTAATTCCGGCGGAGGTAAAAAGGAGATTGGAGGTAACTCTTCGACCTTTGATTTCTTTGGATAAGGTATTGGTATCAATTTTCCCTTGGCCTAATCCCAGATTAAATGGAAAACTCACTTCCCAGCGGAAGTCTTCATAGGCAACATATTCAAAAAATGGGCCCATGTAGGTTAGTTTTAATTGTTGTTGAACGGTATCTTTTTCTCTGAAAATCACATCCAGTGGACGAACTTTACCTAGAAAAAAGAAGGAATATCCAAATCGATAGCGGTGATATAATTCGATACCGACCTTGATCCCATCTATTTTAGTGGAAGGTTTGGCAAGAAATAAATTACGGTCATCAAAACCTGCCACTAAATCAAACCAAGGTTTCTTTTTTAGAAAAAGGCTATCTTTTTTAATATCCCAAGTGAGGGTGTCTACCTTAAATGTTTGACTCAAAAGTTGGAAACATGCTAGGCAAAGCAACAAGGTGATAAAAGTTTTCATGTTGCCGAGATGAACCTTTCTTTTCCGGATAGGTCAACATGGGAAAGTGTTTTCCTTCCGGATGTTTCACGGATGATTTGTTGAGTTTCTTCTCCGAGTTTCGAATTGATTTCTAGCCATGCCTGTCCGGTTGGAGCCAGGTGATGTTTCATGAAATTTCCAATGGCATTATAAAATACTACAGGATCTCGATCCGGAACAAACAGCGCACTATGAGGCTCATGGTCTAATACATTGGCATCCATTTCCAATTTTTCCTTTTCCATTATATAAGGTGGGTTAGAAACCACCAAATCAAAAACCATGGACTCCTCTAATTGAAATTGGTTTAAAAGGTCTTGACGGATATATTCTACCTGCAGCCCCAATTTTAAGGAATTTTGTCGGGCTACCTTCAGCGCATCCGGACAAATATCCAATCCAAAAACGTTTGCATCAGGGAATATTTTCTTTAGCGATAAAGCGATACAACCGCTTCCTGTGCATAAATCAATAATCTGTTTGGGAGCTGTTTTATTTTGATAATTTTCTCGGATAAGTTCAATTAATTCTTCGGTTTCCGGTCTAGGAATTAATACAGAAGAGTTTACTTGCAGGATTAATCCATAAAATTCAGTTTCCTCAACAATGTATTGCCAGGGGATTTGTTTCTTTAATTTTCGAATCACTTTTTGAACCACCAGAATTTCAGACTCAGAAAGTCGTTTGGTAGGTTCAGAAGCAAGCTGAATGGGAGTAATTCCAAAAAAATGTTTCAGCAAAAGCCGAAATAATAACTGTAAAGTTTCGGTCTGGTAATATTCATTCAGCTCTTGGAAAAAGTAGAGCTTAATTCTATCCAGCCGATTGCTGGGAGGCAAAGGCGCAATCACATGGCAAAAGTAAATATTAAATTAAAAATCAAACACATGGAGTTTCTTTGCTGAAGGAATTTTGGCACATAGGAGGAAATTTCCTTTTTATTTAAAAGAGGGATTGAATAGGAAGTTAATTCAAGGTAAAGCAGTATTTTTCTGTTGAACCCAGATTACGAATTAGAAATGCATAAACGAGTTAAGGATTTGTAAATCAATTTGTTTGTTCAAATTGATAACAACTTCTTACTCGGGGTAAGCCCAACTAAATCAAGAAGTTCGGATTTGGAATCCTCTTATTGATTAAATTGGGTTGAAATGGGATTTTTATCCTTGTAATTTATGAAATAACCTGCACCCCATTTGATAATTGAGGAAGATAAAATTCAGCCTGGTAACCTGTTGCCAATGCATAGTTTTTAGCAATAAATTCTTGGAATTGGTTCAGTTTGGATGGTTCTATTAAGGCTAAGGCACAACCGCCAAATCCTCCTCCCATCATTCGGGCACCAAGGCAAAAATCCATAGAAATTGCTAATTCAACTAAGGTGTCCATTTCCTTTCCACTTACTTCATAATCTGCTTTTAAGGAAAGGTGGGATTGGGTTAAAAGTTTTCCAAATTGTATCCAGTTTTTTTCACGTAAGGCTGAGGCACTTTTCAGAACCCTTTGATTTTCAGTTATTACATGCCTGGCTCGTTTACGTATGGTTTCATTTTCCAATAAAGCTAAATCGTTTAATTCTGCGGAGGCCAGGTTTAAGATGTTTTTTTTATGTTGGATTCCGGCCAGAGCCAATTCACTTTCAGCTCTTCGCTCATTGTACTTGCTTTCAACGAGTTTCCTAGGCTTACATGAATTAATTACTACCAACTGGTACTGATCCAGTTGAACCGGGATTTCAATACAATCTAATTTTTGGCAATCCAATTGTAAGGCAGTATTTTCTTTTCCGTTGGCAACTGCAAATTGGTCCATGATACCACAATTCATTCCAACAAATCCGTTTTCAGCCGATTGTCCCCAAAGAGCCAAGCGGGTTCGGTTTATTTCTATTTGGTTAAAATGACAAACCATATAACACACCAAAACTTCAAGAGATGCAGAAGAAGATAATCCGGAGCCGCGTGGAATATCACCCATAAATACCATATCCAAACCTACCAATGGTGCTTGTGTAGCATGGTAAACTTCTAAGATTGAACCTGCTACATAGGCAGACCAAGAGCCTGCTAATCGGGTTGAAAGTTCTTTCTCATTGATTTGAAATTCTATGGGTTCATCCGGTAAATTGCAGGAAAATATTCTAAACTTATTGAGGTTGTTGGGTTTAGCCATCGCATAGGTGCCAAGTGAAATGGCAGCCGGAAGTACCCAGCCACCGTTGTAGTCGATGTGATCACCCATTAAGTTTATTCGACCGGGACAAAAAAAGGAGTTTCCCGCTAATCCAAACTGTTGTTGGAAGGTAGAGAAGATTTTTTCTAGAACCGACTTATTCATTATTCGCCTTCTTAATTATTTCGAATGCAATGGTATGACTTTCTCCTAAGTGGTCGGTTACGTTTAATCGATGTTTACCCGGTTCCGGATTAATTTGGATTTCATGTAGGGTAGTGGTGGTGGTAATAAATTCTCCATCCAAGGACCAATAAACACTTGCATTTTCTTGTTTGTGAGTGGCTCTGCAAATAATTCCAAGCTGAATGTTTTCATGGTTTCGAGGTATAAAAATTTTGGCATTGGGAGTTGGGTAAACTAAGCCCAATTGGGTATCTACATCTTTGGGATCGCAACCTGGTTTAAAAGGAGGTAAGGATTTGAATCCCGGGTTTTTTGCCTTAAAATACCATTCTTCAACAGGATTAAGTACAAAATAGACTTCTTTTTCCATTTCAGAAACCTGATAGCAATCCCCTGTAACTCGATGTAACTTTTCTTTATCCAAAAACTGCATTTTATGATAGGAACAGATTTGGATGTGATTGCTATTTTTCTGAACCCATTCAATTTGGGTATTCGGGCATAATTCGGAGGGTGGTAATCCACTTTGAGAGCAGAGTCGGACTTGTTTTAACGAGTAG from Bacteroidia bacterium includes the following:
- the prmC gene encoding peptide chain release factor N(5)-glutamine methyltransferase — its product is MLKHFFGITPIQLASEPTKRLSESEILVVQKVIRKLKKQIPWQYIVEETEFYGLILQVNSSVLIPRPETEELIELIRENYQNKTAPKQIIDLCTGSGCIALSLKKIFPDANVFGLDICPDALKVARQNSLKLGLQVEYIRQDLLNQFQLEESMVFDLVVSNPPYIMEKEKLEMDANVLDHEPHSALFVPDRDPVVFYNAIGNFMKHHLAPTGQAWLEINSKLGEETQQIIRETSGRKTLSHVDLSGKERFISAT
- a CDS encoding galactokinase, translated to MNKSVLEKIFSTFQQQFGLAGNSFFCPGRINLMGDHIDYNGGWVLPAAISLGTYAMAKPNNLNKFRIFSCNLPDEPIEFQINEKELSTRLAGSWSAYVAGSILEVYHATQAPLVGLDMVFMGDIPRGSGLSSSASLEVLVCYMVCHFNQIEINRTRLALWGQSAENGFVGMNCGIMDQFAVANGKENTALQLDCQKLDCIEIPVQLDQYQLVVINSCKPRKLVESKYNERRAESELALAGIQHKKNILNLASAELNDLALLENETIRKRARHVITENQRVLKSASALREKNWIQFGKLLTQSHLSLKADYEVSGKEMDTLVELAISMDFCLGARMMGGGFGGCALALIEPSKLNQFQEFIAKNYALATGYQAEFYLPQLSNGVQVIS